One region of Sulfuriroseicoccus oceanibius genomic DNA includes:
- a CDS encoding signal peptidase II, whose protein sequence is MSAKSLILFITLPLYIIDQISKWWIVMNFAPPPSMPAPSNVADLEYHITVIDGFLNIIRVHNTGVAFGMGNGTTWAPFVFLAVPLIALTIITIAWKKKFFIGWTGKAAFALLLAGIFGNLTDRLTQGFALEHLKDESFWTRLMNGYVVDFIDVILPFYGNWPTFNVADSCICVAAVLMVICSWNEEHNKKA, encoded by the coding sequence ATGTCCGCCAAATCACTGATTCTCTTCATCACCCTGCCGCTCTATATCATCGACCAGATCAGCAAATGGTGGATCGTGATGAACTTCGCGCCGCCCCCCTCGATGCCGGCTCCCAGCAACGTCGCAGACCTGGAGTACCACATCACGGTCATCGACGGGTTCCTCAACATCATCCGCGTTCACAATACCGGCGTCGCCTTCGGCATGGGCAATGGCACCACCTGGGCTCCCTTTGTGTTCCTTGCTGTCCCCCTGATCGCACTCACCATCATCACCATCGCTTGGAAGAAAAAGTTCTTCATTGGATGGACCGGAAAAGCTGCGTTCGCCCTGCTGCTCGCCGGCATCTTCGGCAACCTGACCGACCGACTGACCCAGGGTTTCGCACTCGAACACCTCAAAGACGAGTCGTTCTGGACCCGACTGATGAACGGCTACGTCGTCGATTTCATCGATGTCATCCTCCCATTCTACGGCAACTGGCCGACCTTCAACGTCGCCGACTCCTGCATCTGCGTCGCCGCCGTGCTCATGGTCATCTGCTCGTGGAACGAAGAGCACAATAAGAAGGCCTAG